One Nocardioides luti DNA window includes the following coding sequences:
- the truA gene encoding tRNA pseudouridine(38-40) synthase TruA, protein MRIRIDLAYDGGAFHGWAIQPGLRTVQASFEDALATALRLERVRVVCAGRTDTGVHARGQVVHLDVDESVVVRSAGRSQDPPLDALARRLNGILDPDVRVRRVVAAPEGFDARFSALQRRYAYRLWDSPHDVDPLRRSHVVAWDRPLDLDLLTEASAHLVGHRDFASFCRRREGATTIRTLLELSWARDASGTIEATVVADAFCHSMVRSLVGCLLAVGDGRRPTSWSAEVQAGLSRHPAVTVAHAHGLTLEEVSYPPDDELAERARLTRALRTEAGDDDG, encoded by the coding sequence GTGCGGATCCGGATCGACCTGGCCTACGACGGCGGCGCCTTCCACGGCTGGGCGATCCAGCCCGGGCTGCGGACCGTGCAGGCGTCGTTCGAGGACGCGCTCGCGACCGCGCTGCGGCTGGAGCGGGTCCGCGTGGTCTGCGCCGGGCGCACCGACACCGGCGTGCACGCGCGTGGCCAGGTCGTGCACCTCGACGTCGACGAGTCGGTCGTCGTCCGCTCCGCCGGCCGCTCGCAGGACCCGCCGCTCGACGCCCTCGCCCGCCGCCTGAACGGGATCCTCGACCCCGACGTGCGGGTACGCCGCGTGGTCGCCGCGCCGGAGGGGTTCGACGCGCGCTTCTCGGCGCTGCAGCGGCGCTACGCCTACCGGCTGTGGGACTCCCCGCACGACGTCGACCCGCTGCGGCGCTCGCACGTCGTGGCCTGGGACCGGCCGCTCGACCTCGACCTGCTCACCGAGGCCTCGGCCCACCTGGTCGGGCACCGCGACTTCGCGTCGTTCTGCCGGCGCCGCGAGGGGGCGACCACGATCCGCACGCTGCTCGAGCTGTCGTGGGCGCGCGACGCCTCGGGGACGATCGAGGCGACCGTCGTCGCGGACGCCTTCTGCCACAGCATGGTCCGCTCCCTGGTCGGCTGCCTGCTGGCGGTGGGCGACGGGCGGCGACCGACCTCCTGGTCGGCCGAGGTGCAGGCGGGGCTGTCGCGGCACCCGGCGGTGACCGTCGCGCACGCGCACGGGCTGACGCTCGAGGAGGTGTCCTACCCGCCGGACGACGAGCTGGCGGAGCGGGCCCGGCTGACCCGGGCGCTGCGGACGGAGGCGGGCGACGACGATGGATGA
- a CDS encoding class I SAM-dependent methyltransferase, with amino-acid sequence MDDHYFSADPTVAFKRAPVHASVWGQELDLISGSGVFAQGRVDIGTAILFRETEPPAPGRILDLGCGYGVIGLAVAAAVPGAVVTAVDVNERAVLLANENAASLGLGERYAASTPDAVPAEATYDEIWSNPPIRIGKPALHELLLTWLPRLAPGGRAVMVVGKNLGADSLQRWLGEQGFATTRLASAKSFRVLESRRG; translated from the coding sequence ATGGATGACCACTACTTCAGCGCCGACCCGACGGTCGCCTTCAAGCGGGCGCCCGTCCACGCGTCGGTCTGGGGCCAGGAGCTCGACCTGATCAGCGGCTCCGGGGTCTTCGCCCAGGGCCGCGTCGACATCGGCACGGCGATCCTCTTCCGCGAGACCGAGCCGCCGGCGCCGGGGCGGATCCTCGACCTGGGCTGCGGGTACGGCGTGATCGGGCTCGCCGTCGCGGCGGCCGTGCCCGGGGCCGTGGTCACGGCCGTCGACGTCAACGAGCGCGCGGTGCTGCTCGCCAACGAGAACGCCGCCTCCCTCGGGCTGGGGGAGCGGTACGCCGCCTCGACGCCGGACGCCGTGCCCGCGGAGGCGACGTACGACGAGATCTGGTCGAACCCGCCCATCCGGATCGGCAAGCCCGCGCTGCACGAGCTGCTGCTCACCTGGCTGCCGCGGCTCGCGCCCGGCGGCCGCGCGGTGATGGTCGTCGGCAAGAACCTCGGCGCGGACTCGCTCCAGCGCTGGCTCGGCGAGCAAGGTTTTGCCACCACCCGGCTGGCGAGCGCCAAGAGCTTCCGGGTGCTGGAGTCGCGGCGGGGCTGA
- a CDS encoding long-chain-fatty-acid--CoA ligase, translating to MTVLSLASILAESARRSPDKTAVVERTPEGDVAITYADLWRDARRVAAGLAAQGLGPGSRVGLIGPNVTDFVRCYYGVLALGGVVVPVPSLLNADEATYLVEHSGAELVLHHEQLAEVGSGAARAAGIPAHPMAGFAADAEPVATLATREAEDPAVIFYTSGTTGRPKGAVLTHLNLVMNATANAFDANPIGRDDVVMGCLPLFHTFGQSVSMNGSFRAGATLLLQPRFDAAGAVEMMSGLGATMFFGVPTMYVQLLAAARAGGPDLVLPTLGTCVSGGASLPVAVLEEFEEVFGTAVYEGYGLSETSPTASVNQPWFGTRAGTVGHPIWGVEVEVAEETVEDRIELLPAGELGEIVIRGHCVFAGYLDDPEATAAAIVDGWFRTGDIGRKDDEGFIAIVDRKKDLIIRGGFNVYPREVEEVLARHDGVAQVAVIGVADPEKGEEICAVVVAAPGTTLDPDELVLWARERLGRHKYPRLVHVVDELPLGPSHKVLKRELRQRFSG from the coding sequence ATGACCGTCCTGTCCCTGGCCAGCATCCTCGCCGAGTCCGCCCGGCGCTCCCCCGACAAGACCGCGGTGGTGGAGCGGACGCCGGAGGGCGACGTCGCGATCACGTACGCCGACCTGTGGCGCGACGCTCGCCGGGTGGCCGCCGGGCTGGCGGCGCAGGGCCTAGGGCCCGGCTCGCGGGTCGGTCTCATCGGGCCCAACGTGACGGACTTCGTGCGCTGCTACTACGGCGTGCTCGCGCTCGGCGGGGTCGTGGTGCCGGTCCCGTCGCTGCTGAACGCCGACGAGGCGACGTACCTCGTCGAGCACTCCGGCGCCGAGCTGGTCCTGCACCACGAGCAGCTCGCCGAGGTCGGCTCCGGCGCCGCGCGTGCCGCAGGGATCCCCGCGCACCCGATGGCGGGCTTCGCCGCCGACGCCGAGCCGGTCGCCACGCTGGCGACCCGTGAGGCGGAGGACCCGGCCGTCATCTTCTACACGAGCGGGACGACCGGACGTCCCAAGGGCGCGGTGCTGACCCACCTCAACCTCGTCATGAACGCGACCGCCAACGCGTTCGACGCGAACCCGATCGGCCGCGACGACGTCGTGATGGGCTGCCTGCCGCTGTTCCACACGTTCGGCCAGTCGGTGTCGATGAACGGCAGCTTCCGGGCCGGCGCGACCCTGCTCCTGCAGCCACGCTTCGACGCGGCCGGCGCCGTCGAGATGATGAGCGGCCTCGGCGCGACGATGTTCTTCGGCGTCCCGACGATGTACGTCCAGCTCCTCGCCGCCGCCCGGGCCGGCGGCCCCGACCTGGTGCTGCCGACGCTCGGCACCTGCGTCTCCGGCGGCGCCTCGCTGCCCGTCGCGGTCCTCGAGGAGTTCGAGGAGGTCTTCGGGACCGCGGTCTACGAGGGCTACGGCCTCTCCGAGACCTCCCCCACCGCGAGCGTGAACCAGCCGTGGTTCGGCACCCGTGCCGGCACCGTCGGCCACCCGATCTGGGGCGTCGAGGTCGAGGTCGCCGAGGAGACCGTCGAGGACCGGATCGAGCTGCTGCCGGCCGGCGAGCTCGGCGAGATCGTGATCCGCGGGCACTGCGTCTTCGCGGGCTACCTCGACGACCCGGAGGCCACGGCCGCCGCGATCGTCGACGGCTGGTTCCGCACCGGCGACATCGGCCGCAAGGACGACGAGGGCTTCATCGCGATCGTCGACCGCAAGAAGGACCTGATCATTCGCGGCGGCTTCAACGTCTACCCCCGCGAGGTCGAGGAGGTGCTGGCCCGGCACGACGGAGTCGCCCAGGTCGCCGTCATCGGCGTCGCCGACCCCGAGAAGGGCGAGGAGATCTGCGCCGTCGTCGTGGCCGCGCCCGGCACCACCCTCGACCCGGACGAGCTCGTCCTGTGGGCGCGGGAGCGGCTCGGCCGCCACAAGTACCCCCGCCTCGTCCACGTCGTCGACGAGCTGCCCCTCGGGCCGAGCCACAAGGTGCTCAAGCGGGAGCTGCGCCAGCGCTTCTCGGGCTGA
- a CDS encoding acyl-CoA dehydrogenase family protein, giving the protein MDLSLNDEQQSFRDLAREFLDKEAVPHRVQWDRDESVDTSIIAKMAEIGFFGLTIPEEYGGLGGDYLTYVLGMEELGRADSALRGIVSVSNGLVGKSILASGTEEQKQQYLPGIANGTILGCFGLTEPDTGSDAGNLTSRAKRDGTDYVITGQKLFITNGTWADVALVFARTGGPGPKGVSAFLVPTDAEGFEAREIKGKLGLRGQATAELFLSDVRVPESARLGEEGEGFKIAMTTLDKGRVSVAAGCVGIVQGCLETSVEYATTRTQFGRPLAGFQLVQDMIADISLDADAARLLVWRCADLIDRGLPFGVAASKAKLFASEAAVRAANNAIQIYGGAGYIDEYPAAKYLRDARVMTLYEGTSQIQKLLIGRAETGISAFV; this is encoded by the coding sequence ATGGACCTGAGCCTGAACGACGAGCAGCAGAGCTTCCGCGACCTCGCCCGTGAGTTCCTCGACAAGGAGGCGGTCCCGCACCGCGTCCAGTGGGACCGCGACGAGTCGGTCGACACCTCGATCATCGCCAAGATGGCCGAGATCGGCTTCTTCGGCCTCACCATCCCCGAGGAGTACGGCGGGCTCGGCGGCGACTACCTGACCTACGTCCTCGGCATGGAGGAGCTCGGGCGCGCCGACTCCGCGCTGCGCGGGATCGTGTCGGTCTCCAACGGCCTGGTCGGCAAGTCGATCCTCGCGTCCGGCACCGAGGAGCAGAAGCAGCAGTACCTCCCCGGCATCGCCAACGGCACGATCCTCGGCTGCTTCGGCCTCACCGAGCCCGACACCGGCTCCGACGCCGGCAACCTCACCTCGCGGGCCAAGCGGGACGGCACCGACTACGTCATCACGGGCCAGAAGCTCTTCATCACCAACGGCACCTGGGCCGACGTCGCGCTCGTCTTCGCGCGCACCGGCGGCCCCGGGCCCAAGGGCGTCTCCGCCTTCCTCGTGCCGACCGACGCCGAGGGCTTCGAGGCCCGCGAGATCAAGGGCAAGCTCGGGCTGCGTGGCCAGGCCACCGCGGAGCTCTTCCTCTCCGACGTGCGCGTCCCCGAGTCCGCCCGCCTGGGCGAGGAGGGCGAGGGCTTCAAGATCGCGATGACCACGCTCGACAAGGGCCGCGTCTCCGTCGCCGCGGGCTGCGTCGGCATCGTCCAGGGCTGCCTGGAGACCTCCGTCGAGTACGCCACCACCCGCACCCAGTTCGGCCGGCCGCTCGCCGGCTTCCAGCTGGTGCAGGACATGATCGCCGACATCTCGCTCGACGCCGACGCCGCGCGGCTGCTCGTGTGGCGCTGCGCCGACCTGATCGACCGCGGGCTGCCCTTCGGCGTCGCCGCCTCCAAGGCCAAGCTCTTCGCCTCGGAGGCCGCCGTCCGGGCCGCGAACAACGCCATCCAGATCTACGGCGGTGCCGGCTACATCGACGAGTACCCCGCCGCGAAGTACCTCCGCGACGCCCGCGTGATGACCCTCTACGAGGGCACCAGCCAGATCCAGAAGCTGCTCATCGGCCGCGCAGAGACCGGCATCAGCGCGTTCGTGTGA
- a CDS encoding acyl-CoA dehydrogenase family protein, which produces MDFMFDARTQELQAQLLDFMDSHVYPAEGVFEEQLDALPDRWAWSTAPVMKELRAEARSRGLWNFFLPTTGEGNHSELGGGLTNLQYAPLAEITGRSLHLGPAALNCAAPDTGNMEVLAMFGTPEQQEQWLHPLLDGTIRSAFAMTEPDVASSDATNIAMSIVRDGDEYVINGRKWWITGAMNPECQIFIVMGKTDPDASRHRQQSQVLVPRDTPGLTVVRPMTVMGYDDHEHGGHAELRFEDVRVPVTNLIGEEGNGFGIAQARLGPGRIHHCMRSIGVAERAIELMCQRADSRVAFGRAISEQGVVRGWIAESRVRLEQLRLLVLKTAWLMDTVGNKGAHSEIQAIKIATPETVQWILDKAIQVHGAGGLSQDFPLANAYAGIRTLRFADGPDEVHKNALAKTEIARHRPAAS; this is translated from the coding sequence ATGGACTTCATGTTCGACGCCCGCACCCAGGAGCTCCAGGCGCAGCTGCTGGACTTCATGGACAGCCACGTCTACCCCGCCGAGGGCGTCTTCGAGGAGCAGCTCGACGCGCTCCCGGACCGCTGGGCCTGGTCGACCGCCCCGGTCATGAAGGAGCTCCGCGCCGAGGCCCGCTCGCGCGGCCTGTGGAACTTCTTCCTCCCCACCACCGGCGAGGGCAACCACAGCGAGCTCGGCGGCGGGCTCACCAACCTGCAGTACGCCCCCCTCGCGGAGATCACCGGCCGCAGCCTGCACCTCGGGCCGGCCGCGCTCAACTGCGCGGCCCCCGACACCGGCAACATGGAGGTGCTGGCGATGTTCGGCACCCCCGAGCAGCAGGAGCAGTGGCTGCACCCGCTCCTCGACGGCACGATCCGCTCGGCGTTCGCGATGACCGAGCCCGACGTGGCGTCCTCGGACGCGACCAACATCGCGATGAGCATCGTGCGCGACGGCGACGAGTACGTCATCAACGGCCGCAAGTGGTGGATCACCGGCGCGATGAACCCGGAGTGCCAGATCTTCATCGTGATGGGCAAGACCGACCCCGACGCCTCGCGCCACCGCCAGCAGAGCCAGGTGCTCGTCCCGCGGGACACGCCCGGCCTCACCGTCGTACGCCCCATGACCGTGATGGGCTACGACGACCACGAGCACGGCGGCCACGCCGAGCTGCGCTTCGAGGACGTCCGCGTCCCGGTGACGAACCTGATCGGCGAGGAGGGCAACGGCTTCGGCATCGCCCAGGCCCGCCTCGGCCCCGGCCGGATCCACCACTGCATGCGCTCGATCGGCGTCGCGGAGCGGGCCATCGAGCTGATGTGCCAGCGCGCCGACAGCCGCGTCGCCTTCGGCCGCGCGATCTCCGAGCAGGGCGTCGTGCGGGGCTGGATCGCCGAGTCGCGCGTGCGCCTCGAGCAGCTGCGGCTGCTGGTGCTCAAGACCGCCTGGCTGATGGACACCGTCGGCAACAAGGGCGCGCACAGCGAGATCCAGGCGATCAAGATCGCCACCCCCGAGACCGTCCAGTGGATCCTCGACAAGGCGATCCAGGTGCACGGCGCCGGCGGGCTCTCGCAGGACTTCCCGCTCGCCAACGCGTACGCCGGCATCCGCACGCTCCGCTTCGCCGACGGCCCCGACGAGGTGCACAAGAACGCCCTGGCCAAGACCGAGATCGCGCGGCACCGCCCCGCGGCGTCCTGA
- a CDS encoding phosphotransferase family protein, with protein MSGPRGLDLDAYRSWYDAQRPGEIAGDLSAEIIAGGKSNLTYTVTDGTSSWIVRRPPLGHVQATAHDMGREFTAMSALAGTDVPVPQTFAHCEDPEVVGAPFYVMERVAGTPYRTAAQLTELGPERTATVARAMVDVLAALHAVVPAEVGLGEFGRPDGFLERQVRRWGRQLEGSRTRDLPDADELLRILTETVPTTNDAAIVHGDYRLDNLLVEPDRTGEEVRAVIDWEMATLGDPLTDVALLLVYDDLASISGGGAVADASAAPGYPSPAEQLEQYAAASGRDLGAMDFHLGLAHLKLAVILEGIHYRFLHGQTVGAGFDSVGEAVEPLLAAGLAATHGKAH; from the coding sequence ATGAGCGGGCCCCGCGGTCTCGACCTCGACGCCTACCGGAGCTGGTACGACGCCCAGCGGCCCGGCGAGATCGCCGGCGACCTGAGCGCCGAGATCATCGCGGGCGGCAAGTCGAACCTGACCTACACCGTCACCGACGGCACCTCGTCGTGGATCGTGCGGCGACCGCCGCTCGGCCACGTCCAGGCGACCGCCCACGACATGGGGCGCGAGTTCACCGCGATGAGCGCGCTGGCCGGCACCGACGTCCCGGTCCCGCAGACGTTCGCGCACTGCGAGGACCCCGAGGTGGTCGGGGCGCCGTTCTACGTCATGGAGCGGGTCGCCGGTACGCCGTACCGCACCGCCGCCCAGCTCACCGAGCTCGGCCCCGAGCGCACGGCGACCGTCGCGCGCGCCATGGTCGACGTGCTCGCCGCCCTGCACGCCGTGGTCCCCGCCGAGGTCGGGCTCGGCGAGTTCGGCCGTCCCGACGGCTTCCTCGAGCGCCAGGTCCGGCGCTGGGGACGTCAGCTGGAGGGCTCGCGCACCCGCGACCTCCCCGACGCCGACGAGCTGCTCCGGATCCTCACCGAGACCGTGCCGACCACCAACGACGCCGCGATCGTGCACGGCGACTACCGCCTCGACAACCTGCTGGTCGAGCCCGACCGCACCGGCGAGGAGGTCCGGGCGGTCATCGACTGGGAGATGGCCACGCTCGGCGACCCGCTGACCGACGTCGCGCTGCTGCTGGTCTACGACGACCTGGCCTCGATCTCGGGCGGTGGCGCCGTCGCCGACGCCAGCGCCGCCCCGGGCTACCCGTCCCCCGCCGAGCAGCTCGAGCAGTACGCCGCCGCCAGCGGGCGCGACCTCGGCGCGATGGACTTCCACCTCGGGCTCGCCCACCTCAAGCTCGCCGTGATCCTCGAGGGGATCCACTACCGCTTCCTGCACGGCCAGACGGTCGGTGCCGGCTTCGACTCCGTCGGGGAGGCGGTCGAGCCCCTGCTCGCCGCCGGCCTCGCGGCCACCCACGGAAAGGCCCACTGA
- a CDS encoding SDR family oxidoreductase, protein MTGHDKLRGKGAVVTGAGQGIGRALATRLAAEGARVVVNDLDADNAAAVAAEIGGTAVPGDCASEEGVRHLVDAATEALGRIDVYCANAGIDGGPLGTGDSLLDTSDEAWSRIIETNVMAHVRAARALVPGWLETGGGRFVVTASAAGLLTMIGSAPYSVTKHGSVAFAEWLSVTYGHRGVAVQAICPQGVQTRMLEDSGPLQALLSHDVALAPEAVADAWVASLADDRFLVLPHPEVAGYYAVRAQDTDRWLAGMRKLQGRLDDARAQA, encoded by the coding sequence ATGACCGGCCACGACAAGCTCCGCGGCAAGGGCGCCGTCGTCACGGGCGCCGGCCAGGGCATCGGCCGCGCGCTCGCGACCCGGCTCGCGGCCGAGGGCGCCCGCGTGGTCGTCAACGACCTCGACGCCGACAACGCCGCGGCGGTCGCGGCCGAGATCGGTGGCACCGCGGTCCCGGGCGACTGCGCGTCCGAGGAGGGGGTCCGCCACCTCGTCGACGCCGCCACCGAGGCGCTCGGCCGGATCGACGTCTACTGCGCCAACGCCGGCATCGACGGCGGCCCGCTCGGCACCGGCGACAGCCTCCTGGACACCTCCGACGAGGCCTGGTCGCGGATCATCGAGACCAACGTGATGGCGCACGTCCGCGCCGCCCGCGCCCTCGTCCCCGGCTGGCTCGAGACCGGCGGCGGCCGCTTCGTCGTCACCGCCTCGGCGGCCGGCCTGCTCACGATGATCGGCTCCGCGCCGTACTCCGTCACCAAGCACGGCTCCGTCGCCTTCGCCGAGTGGCTCTCGGTCACCTACGGCCACCGCGGCGTCGCCGTGCAGGCGATCTGCCCGCAGGGCGTGCAGACCCGGATGCTCGAGGACTCCGGCCCGCTGCAGGCGCTGCTCTCCCACGACGTGGCGCTGGCGCCCGAGGCGGTGGCCGACGCCTGGGTCGCGAGCCTCGCCGACGACCGCTTCCTGGTCCTCCCCCACCCGGAGGTCGCGGGCTACTACGCCGTCCGTGCCCAGGACACCGACCGCTGGCTGGCCGGGATGCGCAAGCTCCAGGGCCGCCTCGACGACGCCCGGGCCCAAGCATGA
- a CDS encoding SDR family oxidoreductase, whose amino-acid sequence MKGLAGKTALVTGASRGIGLAIAERLVEEGARVCLTARKPEALEEAVAALGGPEHAIAVAGNVGDAAHRSEAVARTIETFGSLDLLVNNTGINPVFGPLMDLDHDAARKIFEVNCLAALALVQEAHRAWMGEHGGSVVNVASVGGLRPAPGIAMYGASKAMLIHLTEELAVELGPGIRVNAVAPAVVKTRFAEALYDGREDEVSAAYPLKRLGVPADVGAAVAHLLSDDAAWVTGQTLTLDGGVTLTGGV is encoded by the coding sequence ATGAAGGGACTCGCCGGCAAGACCGCGCTCGTCACCGGCGCGAGCCGCGGCATCGGCCTGGCCATCGCCGAGCGGCTCGTCGAGGAGGGCGCCCGCGTCTGCCTCACCGCCCGCAAGCCCGAGGCGCTCGAGGAGGCGGTCGCCGCCCTCGGCGGCCCCGAGCACGCGATCGCGGTCGCCGGCAACGTCGGCGACGCGGCCCACCGCAGCGAGGCCGTGGCCCGCACCATCGAGACGTTCGGCAGCCTCGACCTGCTGGTCAACAACACCGGCATCAACCCCGTCTTCGGCCCGCTCATGGACCTCGACCACGACGCCGCCCGCAAGATCTTCGAGGTCAACTGCCTGGCCGCGCTCGCGCTGGTCCAGGAGGCGCACCGGGCGTGGATGGGCGAGCACGGCGGCAGCGTCGTCAACGTCGCCTCGGTCGGCGGGCTGCGGCCGGCACCGGGCATCGCGATGTACGGCGCCAGCAAGGCCATGCTGATCCACCTCACCGAGGAGCTGGCCGTCGAGCTCGGCCCCGGCATCCGCGTCAACGCCGTCGCCCCGGCGGTCGTGAAGACCCGCTTCGCGGAGGCGTTGTACGACGGGCGCGAGGACGAGGTCTCCGCGGCGTACCCCCTCAAGCGGCTCGGTGTCCCCGCCGACGTCGGTGCCGCCGTGGCGCACCTGCTCTCCGACGACGCAGCCTGGGTGACCGGCCAGACCCTCACCCTCGACGGTGGCGTGACGCTGACGGGCGGCGTCTGA
- a CDS encoding TetR family transcriptional regulator, translated as MPLAPAADDARSRLLAAAVAAFAAKGFHGTTTRDIAAAAGMSPAALYVHHRSKEELLHLISRAGHDATLALSEAAVASSDDPVEQLGRLVEDFVRHHAISHTSARVVNYELAALSEEHLAEIMALRHRIDEVVRALMERGVASGAFTTPDPLMSAAAVLSLGIDVARWYDDAGGWSPDAVAAHYRELALRMVGAG; from the coding sequence ATGCCGCTCGCACCCGCAGCCGACGACGCGCGCTCCCGGCTCCTGGCCGCCGCGGTGGCGGCGTTCGCGGCGAAGGGCTTCCACGGCACGACCACCCGCGACATCGCGGCGGCCGCGGGGATGTCGCCGGCGGCGCTCTACGTGCACCACCGCTCCAAGGAGGAGCTGCTGCACCTCATCTCCCGCGCGGGCCACGACGCCACGCTGGCGCTGTCCGAGGCGGCGGTCGCCTCCTCCGACGACCCGGTCGAGCAGCTCGGCCGGCTGGTCGAGGACTTCGTGCGGCACCACGCGATCTCGCACACCAGCGCCCGGGTCGTGAACTACGAGCTCGCCGCGCTCTCCGAGGAGCACCTGGCCGAGATCATGGCGCTGCGCCACCGCATCGACGAGGTGGTGCGCGCGCTGATGGAGCGCGGCGTGGCCAGCGGCGCCTTCACGACCCCCGACCCGCTCATGTCCGCCGCCGCCGTGCTGTCGCTCGGCATCGACGTGGCGCGGTGGTACGACGACGCCGGCGGCTGGAGCCCCGACGCCGTCGCCGCGCACTACCGCGAGCTGGCGCTGCGGATGGTGGGGGCGGGCTAG
- a CDS encoding ArsR/SmtB family transcription factor, with translation MSKSLTLTPVETVACCSPLTSEPLTTEQAERIVPLVKAIADPVRLRLLSLVAAHEGGEACVCDLNDAFELSQPTISHHLKVLHEAGLLEREKRGVWVYYRVATAALRDLGALLGGVVA, from the coding sequence ATGTCGAAGTCCCTGACGCTCACGCCGGTCGAGACCGTCGCGTGCTGCTCGCCGCTGACCTCGGAGCCGCTCACCACCGAGCAGGCCGAGCGGATCGTCCCCCTGGTCAAGGCGATCGCGGACCCGGTCCGCCTGCGGCTGCTCTCGCTGGTCGCGGCCCACGAGGGCGGCGAGGCCTGCGTCTGCGACCTCAACGACGCCTTCGAGCTGTCGCAGCCGACGATCAGCCACCACCTCAAGGTGCTGCACGAGGCCGGCCTGCTCGAGCGCGAGAAGCGCGGCGTGTGGGTCTACTACCGCGTCGCGACCGCAGCGCTCCGCGACCTGGGTGCCCTGCTCGGGGGCGTCGTCGCGTGA
- a CDS encoding aquaporin: MTLVRRAVAELVGTAFLVMAVVGSGIAATRLSPDDVGLQLLENSLVTGAALVALILAFQPVSAAFNPVVTLVERVLGLVTTRDAAALVVAQVVGGALGAVLANLMFGLDAVSVSTHDRSGGGLWLGEVVATLGLVAVIFGSVRRGRADTVAYAVGGYITAAYWFTSSTSFANPAVTLARTLSDTFAGIAPGSVAVFVLMQLVGGALGLGLVLLLHPDPELPRPDVTEETA, encoded by the coding sequence GTGACGCTCGTACGCCGTGCGGTCGCCGAGCTGGTCGGCACCGCGTTCCTCGTGATGGCCGTCGTCGGGTCCGGCATCGCCGCCACCCGCCTCTCGCCGGACGACGTCGGGCTCCAGCTGCTCGAGAACAGCCTGGTCACCGGGGCGGCCCTCGTGGCGCTGATCCTCGCCTTCCAGCCGGTCTCGGCCGCCTTCAACCCGGTCGTCACCCTGGTCGAGCGGGTGCTCGGCCTCGTCACCACGCGCGACGCCGCCGCCCTCGTCGTGGCCCAGGTGGTCGGTGGCGCGCTCGGTGCCGTGCTCGCCAACCTGATGTTCGGCCTCGACGCGGTGAGCGTCTCCACCCACGACCGCAGCGGGGGTGGCCTCTGGCTCGGCGAGGTGGTCGCGACCCTGGGTCTCGTGGCCGTGATCTTCGGCAGCGTCCGGCGCGGTCGCGCCGACACGGTGGCGTACGCCGTGGGCGGCTACATCACCGCGGCGTACTGGTTCACCAGCTCGACCAGCTTCGCCAACCCGGCCGTGACCCTGGCCCGCACGCTCTCCGACACGTTCGCGGGCATCGCGCCGGGATCGGTCGCGGTGTTCGTGCTCATGCAGCTCGTCGGCGGGGCCCTCGGGCTCGGCCTGGTGCTGCTGCTCCACCCCGATCCCGAGCTGCCTCGCCCCGACGTCACCGAGGAGACCGCATGA
- a CDS encoding arsenate reductase ArsC, producing the protein MSERPTVLFVCVHNAGRSQMAAGFLQHLGEGRIEVLSAGSAPADTINPVAVAAMAEEGIDITSASPKVLTDEAVRVSDVVVTMGCGDACPFFPGTRYEDWQLDDPAGQGIEAVRPIRDEIRRRVAALVEELLPS; encoded by the coding sequence ATGAGCGAGCGCCCCACCGTCCTGTTCGTCTGCGTCCACAACGCCGGCCGCTCGCAGATGGCCGCCGGCTTCCTGCAGCACCTCGGCGAGGGCCGCATCGAGGTCCTGTCCGCGGGCTCGGCGCCGGCCGACACGATCAACCCGGTGGCCGTCGCCGCGATGGCCGAGGAGGGCATCGACATCACCTCCGCCTCGCCGAAGGTGCTCACCGACGAGGCCGTCCGGGTCTCCGACGTGGTGGTCACGATGGGCTGCGGCGACGCCTGCCCGTTCTTCCCGGGCACCCGCTACGAGGACTGGCAGCTCGACGACCCGGCCGGCCAGGGCATCGAGGCGGTCCGGCCGATCCGCGACGAGATCCGGCGCCGCGTCGCCGCGCTGGTCGAGGAGCTCCTCCCGTCGTGA
- a CDS encoding Clp protease N-terminal domain-containing protein: MSADRHEVRPEHLLRAVLGDAAAADLLRGVGLRPDEVRTTLEHRCLERVDVVDDEVLHTEGIDLGALLDALHEPRGVAAARDLARCSPSARRVLLAAVGEAARAGTATIGAGHVLLALRRSRDPVVAGTFAEHRCGVAELRDVVRRRGRRAG; encoded by the coding sequence GTGAGCGCCGACCGCCACGAGGTGCGCCCGGAGCACCTGCTGCGGGCGGTCCTCGGCGACGCGGCGGCGGCCGACCTCCTGCGGGGCGTCGGGCTGCGGCCCGACGAGGTCCGCACGACGCTCGAGCACCGGTGCCTGGAGCGGGTCGACGTCGTGGACGACGAGGTGCTGCACACCGAGGGCATCGACCTCGGCGCCCTGCTCGACGCTCTCCACGAGCCCCGGGGTGTCGCGGCCGCCCGGGACCTCGCGCGGTGCTCGCCGTCGGCCCGGCGCGTGCTGCTGGCGGCGGTCGGCGAGGCGGCCCGTGCCGGGACGGCGACGATCGGTGCCGGTCACGTGCTGCTCGCGCTCCGTCGGTCGCGGGACCCCGTGGTCGCCGGCACCTTCGCCGAGCACCGCTGCGGGGTGGCCGAGCTGCGCGACGTGGTGCGCCGCCGGGGCCGCCGGGCCGGGTGA